The following proteins are co-located in the Deltaproteobacteria bacterium genome:
- the amrB gene encoding AmmeMemoRadiSam system protein B: MLRPPAVADQFYPGNPAVLAREVQGYLEKNVSKQTARGVVAPHAGYMYSGKVAGSVYSRIRIPERVVLLGVNHRGIGSRVAVMRDGSWDMPNGRVELDSVMADRLVAHCPLMKVDAEAHRYEHSLEVQLPFIQGIRSDFKLTPVALSFLKYSDCVSIGHALAQSIEEIGDPTLIVASSDMTHYESQEAAGRKDRMAMDRIKAMDPEGLYRTVVDHGISMCGVIPVTITLLACLELGAENSDLTAYATSGDATGDYGQVVGYAGFIIH; encoded by the coding sequence GGGTATCTGGAAAAAAATGTGTCCAAACAAACGGCCCGTGGTGTGGTGGCGCCCCATGCAGGGTACATGTATTCAGGTAAAGTGGCGGGCAGCGTGTACTCGAGGATCCGGATTCCCGAGCGCGTGGTGCTGCTGGGCGTGAACCACCGGGGAATCGGATCGCGTGTGGCCGTTATGAGAGACGGTTCCTGGGACATGCCCAATGGGAGAGTGGAACTCGATTCGGTTATGGCGGATCGGTTGGTGGCCCACTGTCCGTTGATGAAAGTCGACGCCGAGGCCCACCGTTACGAGCATTCCCTGGAAGTTCAGTTGCCTTTCATCCAGGGAATCCGATCGGATTTCAAGCTGACCCCGGTTGCACTGTCGTTTCTTAAGTACTCGGATTGTGTATCCATAGGACACGCTTTGGCGCAGAGTATCGAGGAAATCGGCGACCCGACGTTAATCGTCGCAAGTTCGGACATGACGCACTACGAATCCCAGGAAGCCGCGGGCCGGAAAGACCGTATGGCCATGGATCGTATCAAAGCCATGGACCCGGAAGGATTGTACCGGACCGTGGTGGACCATGGTATTTCCATGTGCGGAGTGATTCCCGTCACGATCACCCTGTTGGCCTGTTTGGAGCTGGGCGCCGAGAACAGCGATCTGACGGCCTACGCCACCAGCGGCGACGCGACCGGGGACTACGGCCAAGTGGTCGGATACGCGGGGTTCATCATTCATTAA